In the Acidovorax sp. A79 genome, one interval contains:
- a CDS encoding LysR substrate-binding domain-containing protein — protein sequence MASAEYSPAVLRTRPVATGHWRAFLAVAKHLNFRAAADELALTQSAVSRQIQALEEEVGVALFLRHTRAVELTSAGAQLQRAVAPALERMDAAVRLVRQTAGRRSVAITTWASFASMWLIPRMEEFQRDNPGIDIRIDASDVPVDLETSDVDLALRYSMPGAGTLGGQRLFGEQLAVVASPWLLKSGKPLRTPADVTQFTLIEAGDAHRSQHLEWLSWRRWFDARDLAKLQPERWLYFNYAHQIVQAALAGQGLALARMPLIADALAAGDLVEVLPGHRIDSPLAYWLMVGPRSAQRPEIKAFCAWLQVQAQATREAIGDVPDPDLNDNLD from the coding sequence ATGGCCTCTGCCGAATACTCCCCTGCCGTCCTTCGCACCCGCCCCGTGGCCACCGGCCATTGGCGCGCCTTTCTCGCCGTGGCCAAGCACCTGAACTTCCGCGCCGCCGCCGACGAGCTGGCGCTCACCCAGTCCGCCGTGAGCCGCCAGATCCAGGCACTGGAAGAAGAAGTGGGCGTGGCGCTGTTCCTGCGCCACACGCGGGCGGTGGAGCTGACCAGCGCGGGCGCGCAGCTGCAGCGCGCCGTGGCCCCGGCGCTTGAGCGCATGGACGCCGCCGTGCGCCTGGTGCGCCAGACGGCCGGGCGCCGCAGTGTGGCCATCACCACCTGGGCCAGCTTTGCATCGATGTGGCTGATCCCGCGCATGGAGGAGTTCCAGCGCGACAACCCGGGCATCGACATCCGCATTGATGCGAGCGACGTGCCGGTGGACCTGGAAACCTCGGACGTGGACCTGGCCCTGCGCTACAGCATGCCGGGCGCGGGCACCCTGGGCGGACAGCGCCTGTTTGGCGAGCAGCTGGCCGTGGTGGCCAGCCCCTGGCTGCTCAAGAGCGGCAAGCCCCTGCGCACGCCGGCCGATGTCACCCAGTTCACGCTGATCGAGGCGGGCGACGCGCACCGCAGCCAGCACCTGGAATGGCTCAGCTGGCGCCGCTGGTTCGACGCGCGGGATTTGGCCAAGCTGCAGCCCGAGCGCTGGCTGTATTTCAACTACGCCCACCAGATCGTGCAGGCCGCCCTCGCCGGCCAGGGCCTGGCGCTGGCGCGCATGCCGCTGATTGCCGATGCACTGGCCGCTGGCGACCTGGTGGAGGTGCTGCCCGGCCACCGCATCGACTCCCCGCTGGCCTACTGGCTCATGGTGGGGCCCCGCAGCGCGCAGCGGCCGGAGATCAAGGCGTTTTGCGCCTGGCTGCAGGTGCAGGCCCAGGCCACGCGCGAAGCGATCGGGGATGTGCCCGACCCGGACCTGAACGACAACCTGGACTGA
- the tyrS gene encoding tyrosine--tRNA ligase: MNQSAVTTTPVSDGVRQALEISLRGVQELLPQDEWVKKLARSEATGQPLRIKLGLDPTAPDIHIGHTVVLNKMRQLQDLGHQVIFLIGDFTSLIGDPSGRNSTRPPLTPEQIKVNAETYYKQASMVLDPARTEIRYNSEWSEPLGASGMIQLASRYTVARMMERDDFHKRFTTGQSIAVHEFLYPLMQGYDSVALKSDLELGGTDQKFNLLMGRHLQQEYGQEPQCVLTMPLLVGLDGVDKMSKSKNNYIGIAEEPNTMFAKVLSISDTLMWDWYTLLSFKSLAEIAALKAEIAGGRNPKDAKVMLAKEITARFHSAAAADAAEQDFINRSKGGVPDEIPEVSLSGAPLGIGALLKQANLAPSGSEANRLIDGGGVRVDGSVVSDKGLKLAAGTYVVQVGKRKFARVTLA; this comes from the coding sequence ATGAATCAATCTGCTGTTACAACAACCCCGGTCTCTGATGGTGTAAGACAGGCCCTTGAAATCTCGCTGCGCGGCGTGCAGGAACTGCTGCCGCAGGACGAATGGGTCAAGAAGCTGGCGCGCTCGGAGGCCACGGGCCAGCCGCTGCGCATCAAACTGGGACTCGATCCCACGGCACCCGACATCCACATCGGCCACACGGTGGTGCTGAACAAGATGCGGCAATTGCAAGATCTGGGCCACCAGGTGATCTTCCTGATCGGGGACTTCACGAGCCTGATCGGCGACCCTTCCGGCCGCAACAGCACGCGCCCGCCGCTCACGCCCGAGCAGATCAAGGTGAACGCCGAGACCTACTACAAGCAGGCCAGCATGGTGCTGGACCCCGCGCGCACCGAGATTCGCTACAACAGCGAGTGGAGCGAACCTCTGGGTGCGAGCGGCATGATCCAGCTGGCTTCCCGGTACACCGTGGCGCGCATGATGGAGCGCGACGATTTCCACAAGCGCTTCACCACCGGCCAATCCATCGCGGTGCATGAGTTTCTGTACCCGCTGATGCAGGGCTACGACTCGGTGGCCCTGAAAAGCGACCTGGAGCTGGGCGGCACCGACCAGAAGTTCAACCTGCTCATGGGCCGCCACCTGCAGCAGGAATACGGCCAGGAACCGCAGTGCGTGCTCACCATGCCGCTGCTGGTGGGCCTGGACGGCGTGGACAAGATGTCCAAGTCCAAGAACAACTACATCGGCATCGCCGAAGAGCCCAACACCATGTTCGCCAAGGTGCTGTCGATCAGCGACACGCTGATGTGGGACTGGTACACGCTGCTGTCGTTCAAGAGCCTGGCCGAGATCGCCGCGCTCAAGGCCGAGATCGCGGGCGGGCGCAACCCCAAGGACGCGAAGGTGATGCTGGCCAAGGAAATCACCGCGCGCTTCCACAGCGCTGCGGCGGCCGATGCGGCCGAGCAGGATTTCATCAACCGCAGCAAGGGCGGCGTGCCCGATGAGATCCCCGAAGTGTCCCTGTCGGGTGCGCCGCTGGGCATCGGTGCCTTGCTCAAGCAGGCCAACCTGGCGCCGTCCGGCAGCGAGGCCAACCGCCTGATCGATGGCGGCGGCGTGCGGGTGGATGGCAGCGTGGTCAGCGACAAGGGCCTGAAGCTGGCCGCCGGCACCTACGTGGTGCAGGTGGGCAAGCGCAAGTTTGCACGGGTGACCTTGGCCTGA
- a CDS encoding M23 family metallopeptidase: protein MIHGLTTVRTASTALLDRLSRTIQQHPKRITAAVAALLLTGGGGAFAVASFAPDPAELPVRMVSYPVESLAENLVLGELDAPGFSLFRSEQVRSSDTPESLLQRLGVADPAAAAFMRGDTPVRQNVLGRTGRAVSAETTDDHRLTRLTVRWVPDDSGSFRRLIVERNGDKFSSRIETAKMTVGSRLAGGIIHSSLFAATDASNIPDGVAVQMAELFSGNIDFRRSLRKGDRFSVVYETLEADGEPLSSGRVLSAEFVNNGKTHQALWFQEPGAAKGAYYTLDGESMRRAYLTSPVEFSRVTSGFKMRMHPILKTWRAHLGTDFAAPSGTSVRTVGDGVVEFAGVQNGFGNVVFVKHRNQHVTVYAHLSRIDVRQGQSVEQGQTLGAVGATGWATGPHLHFEFRVNGVHQDPQTIVAQSEAAAPVSAAGRPAFERLASNMRIQLSAAALVEQASAD, encoded by the coding sequence TTGATTCACGGCCTCACTACGGTCCGCACCGCCAGCACCGCTTTGCTTGACCGGCTGTCCCGCACGATCCAACAACATCCCAAACGCATCACCGCCGCTGTCGCAGCCCTGCTGCTGACGGGCGGCGGCGGCGCGTTCGCCGTGGCGTCCTTCGCCCCCGACCCGGCCGAGCTGCCGGTGCGCATGGTGAGCTACCCCGTCGAATCGCTGGCCGAAAACCTCGTGCTGGGCGAGCTCGACGCCCCGGGCTTCTCGCTGTTCCGCTCCGAACAGGTGCGCAGCAGCGACACCCCCGAATCGCTGCTGCAGCGCCTGGGCGTGGCCGACCCGGCCGCCGCCGCGTTCATGCGCGGTGACACTCCTGTCCGACAAAATGTGCTCGGGCGCACTGGCCGTGCCGTGTCGGCCGAGACCACCGACGACCACCGCCTGACCCGCCTGACCGTGCGCTGGGTGCCCGACGACAGCGGCAGCTTCCGCCGGCTCATCGTCGAGCGCAACGGCGACAAATTCAGCTCCCGCATCGAAACCGCCAAGATGACGGTGGGCAGCCGCCTGGCGGGCGGCATCATCCACAGCTCGCTGTTCGCCGCCACCGATGCCTCCAACATCCCCGACGGCGTGGCCGTGCAGATGGCCGAACTCTTCTCGGGCAACATCGACTTTCGCCGTTCGCTGCGCAAGGGCGACCGCTTCTCGGTGGTGTATGAAACCCTGGAAGCCGACGGCGAGCCCCTGTCCAGCGGCCGGGTGCTGAGCGCCGAGTTCGTCAACAACGGCAAGACCCACCAGGCCCTGTGGTTCCAGGAGCCGGGCGCCGCCAAGGGCGCCTACTACACGCTCGACGGCGAGAGCATGCGCCGCGCCTACCTGACCTCGCCGGTCGAGTTCTCGCGCGTGACCAGCGGCTTCAAGATGCGCATGCACCCCATCCTGAAGACCTGGCGCGCCCACCTGGGCACCGATTTCGCGGCCCCCTCCGGCACCTCCGTGCGCACCGTGGGCGACGGCGTGGTCGAGTTTGCCGGCGTGCAGAACGGCTTTGGCAACGTGGTCTTCGTCAAGCACCGCAACCAGCACGTCACCGTGTACGCCCATCTGAGCCGCATCGACGTGCGCCAGGGCCAGTCCGTAGAACAGGGCCAGACGCTGGGCGCCGTGGGCGCCACCGGCTGGGCCACCGGCCCCCACCTGCATTTCGAATTCCGCGTGAACGGCGTGCACCAGGATCCGCAGACCATCGTCGCCCAGAGCGAAGCGGCGGCCCCCGTCTCGGCGGCCGGGCGACCCGCGTTCGAGCGCCTGGCGTCCAACATGCGCATCCAGCTGTCCGCTGCGGCGCTTGTCGAACAGGCCAGCGCAGACTGA
- a CDS encoding anhydro-N-acetylmuramic acid kinase: MSDLYIGLMSGTSLDGIDGVLADFSGPRMVVTHHASMAFAPELRAELLALNTPGSNELHRAALAGNALSRAYAEVVHALLERSGQPASAIRALGAHGQTVRHRPQEFDGTGYTLQLGSPAVLAERTGITVVADFRSRDVAAGGQGAPLVPAFHQGVFGRADETVLVLNLGGISNLSVLGAGGASVLGFDCGPGNALMDHWCQQHTGQPFDADGAWAASGQVLPALLASLLDEPFLHKPPPKSTGRDLFNPIWLARHLQPWASADPVDVQATLTEYTARACAISANSYQNNSTTLAVCGGGALNTHLMARLQAVCPAVRVVATDALGLPALQVEAAAFAWLARQALHGQPGNLASVTGAVGARVLGAVYPA, encoded by the coding sequence ATGTCTGATCTGTACATCGGCCTGATGTCGGGCACCTCGCTCGATGGCATCGACGGGGTGCTGGCGGATTTTTCCGGCCCCCGCATGGTGGTCACGCACCACGCCAGCATGGCGTTCGCGCCGGAGCTGCGGGCGGAACTGCTCGCCCTGAACACCCCTGGCAGCAACGAGCTGCACCGCGCTGCGCTGGCGGGCAATGCGCTGTCGCGCGCGTATGCCGAGGTGGTGCACGCGCTGCTGGAGCGCAGCGGACAGCCGGCCAGCGCCATCCGCGCCCTCGGAGCCCACGGGCAGACGGTGCGCCACCGCCCCCAGGAATTCGACGGAACGGGCTACACCCTCCAGCTGGGCAGCCCCGCCGTGCTGGCGGAACGCACGGGCATCACCGTGGTGGCGGATTTCCGCAGCCGCGACGTGGCCGCCGGCGGCCAGGGTGCGCCCCTGGTGCCCGCGTTCCACCAGGGCGTGTTCGGCCGCGCGGACGAGACCGTGCTGGTGCTCAACCTCGGGGGCATCTCCAACCTCAGCGTGCTGGGTGCCGGGGGGGCCAGCGTGCTGGGGTTTGACTGCGGCCCCGGCAACGCGCTGATGGACCACTGGTGCCAGCAGCATACCGGCCAGCCTTTCGATGCGGACGGTGCATGGGCCGCGAGCGGCCAGGTGCTGCCGGCGCTGCTGGCCTCGCTGCTTGACGAACCCTTTCTGCACAAGCCCCCGCCCAAGAGCACGGGGCGCGACCTGTTCAACCCCATCTGGCTCGCGCGGCATCTGCAGCCATGGGCATCGGCGGACCCCGTGGACGTACAGGCCACCCTGACGGAATACACCGCCCGCGCTTGCGCCATCAGCGCCAATAGCTATCAAAATAATAGCACTACCCTGGCGGTGTGCGGTGGCGGCGCCCTGAACACCCACCTGATGGCGCGGCTGCAGGCCGTATGCCCCGCCGTGCGGGTCGTCGCCACCGATGCGCTGGGCCTGCCGGCCCTGCAGGTCGAGGCCGCGGCTTTTGCCTGGCTGGCGCGGCAGGCGCTGCACGGGCAGCCCGGCAACCTGGCCAGCGTCACCGGGGCCGTGGGCGCCCGCGTGCTGGGCGCGGTCTACCCGGCCTGA
- the mdtD gene encoding multidrug transporter subunit MdtD: MQQDRSLKVLLWLVAIGFFMQTLDATIVNTALPAMARSLGESPLRMQSVVVAYSLAMAMLIPASGWLADRFGSRRVYLSAIVLFVLGSVCCALAQSLTQLVAARVVQGLGGALLLPVGRLVVLRTFPREQFLQAMSFVAIPGLIGPLIGPTLGGWLVEAASWHWIFLINVPVGLVGCIATLRFMPGEPVTFVPRFDLAGYLMLAFGMVSLSLALDGLASMGLRQAGVLVLMVFGLASLVAYWLHAARRADPLFSPRLFSIDTLRIGLLGNLFSRLGSSCMPFLVPLLLQVTMGYSPLQAGMMMLPVAIAGMSMKRFTTPLITRFGYRQVLVGNTLLVGVTMASFGLAAPTQPLWVHVAQLAVFGAVNSLQFTAMNTVTLKDLEHAMASSGNSLLSMVQMVAMGMGVAAAGAVLAAFTDFFPAGGAQETLRAFQATFACMGLITVASAGIFWQLSPQDRAGSRAAATADATDHG; the protein is encoded by the coding sequence ATGCAGCAAGACAGATCCCTGAAAGTGCTCCTGTGGCTGGTGGCCATCGGTTTCTTCATGCAGACGCTGGACGCCACCATCGTCAACACCGCGCTGCCCGCCATGGCCCGCAGCCTTGGAGAAAGCCCGCTGCGCATGCAGTCGGTGGTGGTGGCCTATTCGCTGGCCATGGCCATGCTGATACCGGCTTCCGGGTGGCTGGCCGACCGTTTTGGTTCACGGCGCGTCTATCTGTCCGCCATCGTGCTGTTCGTGCTGGGTTCGGTGTGCTGCGCGCTCGCGCAAAGCCTGACCCAGCTGGTGGCGGCGCGCGTGGTGCAGGGGCTGGGCGGGGCGTTGCTGCTGCCGGTGGGGCGGCTGGTGGTGCTGCGCACCTTTCCGCGCGAGCAGTTCCTGCAGGCCATGAGTTTCGTTGCCATTCCGGGCCTGATCGGGCCACTGATCGGCCCCACGCTGGGCGGCTGGCTCGTGGAGGCGGCGTCGTGGCACTGGATCTTCCTCATCAATGTGCCGGTGGGGCTGGTGGGCTGCATCGCCACCCTGCGCTTCATGCCGGGCGAGCCCGTGACCTTCGTGCCCCGCTTCGACCTGGCGGGCTACCTGATGCTCGCCTTCGGCATGGTGTCGCTCTCGCTGGCGCTGGACGGCCTGGCCAGCATGGGGTTGCGCCAGGCGGGCGTGCTGGTGCTGATGGTCTTCGGGCTGGCCAGCCTGGTGGCCTACTGGCTGCACGCGGCGCGGCGGGCCGACCCGCTGTTCTCGCCGCGGCTCTTTTCCATTGACACACTGCGCATCGGTCTGCTGGGCAACCTGTTCTCGCGCCTGGGCAGCTCCTGCATGCCATTCCTGGTCCCGCTGCTGCTGCAGGTCACCATGGGCTACTCGCCCCTGCAGGCCGGCATGATGATGCTGCCCGTGGCCATCGCCGGCATGTCGATGAAGCGCTTCACCACGCCGCTGATCACCCGTTTCGGCTACCGGCAGGTGCTGGTGGGCAACACCCTGCTCGTGGGCGTCACGATGGCCAGCTTTGGCCTGGCCGCTCCCACGCAGCCCCTGTGGGTGCATGTGGCGCAGCTGGCGGTCTTTGGTGCCGTGAATTCCCTGCAGTTCACCGCCATGAACACCGTGACGCTCAAGGACCTGGAACATGCCATGGCAAGCAGCGGCAACAGCCTGCTGTCGATGGTGCAGATGGTGGCCATGGGAATGGGCGTGGCGGCCGCAGGGGCGGTGCTGGCTGCGTTCACTGATTTCTTCCCTGCCGGCGGCGCCCAGGAGACGCTGAGGGCGTTCCAGGCCACGTTCGCATGCATGGGGCTCATCACCGTGGCCTCGGCGGGCATCTTCTGGCAGCTGTCGCCCCAGGACCGCGCCGGCAGCCGGGCCGCCGCCACGGCGGACGCCACGGACCATGGCTGA
- the erpA gene encoding iron-sulfur cluster insertion protein ErpA, with the protein MSAVAENIQTEMPAPILFTDSAAAKVADLIAEEGNPDLKLRVFVQGGGCSGFQYGFTFDEITNEDDTTMTKNGVSLLIDAMSYQYLVGAEIDYKEDLQGAQFVIKNPNATTTCGCGSSFSA; encoded by the coding sequence ATGAGCGCTGTTGCCGAAAACATCCAGACCGAAATGCCCGCCCCCATTCTGTTCACGGACAGCGCGGCGGCCAAGGTGGCGGACCTGATCGCCGAAGAGGGCAATCCTGACCTGAAACTGCGCGTTTTCGTGCAGGGTGGCGGTTGCTCGGGGTTCCAGTATGGCTTCACCTTCGATGAAATCACCAACGAAGACGACACCACCATGACCAAGAATGGCGTGTCGCTGCTGATCGATGCCATGAGCTACCAGTACCTGGTCGGCGCAGAGATCGACTACAAGGAAGACCTGCAGGGCGCCCAGTTCGTCATCAAGAACCCCAACGCCACCACCACCTGCGGCTGCGGCTCCAGCTTCTCCGCCTGA
- a CDS encoding polymer-forming cytoskeletal protein → MFSRKKQPPIKSLVAQGTRIEGDVHFAEGMRIDGEVVGDIRAGSEQSSILVISETARVEGAVHADHVIVNGQVVGPVHAAELLELQPKAKITGNVHYKALEMHQGAVIAGQMCPVAVLVEEKPPLKLASNGQ, encoded by the coding sequence ATGTTTTCCCGCAAAAAGCAGCCACCGATCAAAAGCCTGGTCGCCCAGGGCACCCGGATCGAGGGGGATGTGCACTTCGCAGAAGGGATGCGCATCGATGGCGAGGTGGTGGGGGACATCCGCGCGGGATCGGAGCAGTCCAGCATTCTGGTGATTTCCGAGACGGCCCGGGTGGAGGGTGCGGTGCACGCCGACCATGTGATCGTCAACGGGCAGGTGGTGGGTCCCGTGCATGCCGCGGAACTGCTCGAACTGCAGCCCAAGGCCAAGATCACCGGCAATGTGCATTACAAGGCGCTGGAGATGCACCAGGGTGCCGTGATTGCCGGGCAGATGTGCCCGGTGGCCGTGCTGGTGGAGGAAAAGCCCCCACTGAAGTTAGCGTCAAACGGCCAGTGA
- a CDS encoding DUF6776 family protein produces the protein MRLRLLRRRLTISAPRVAIRSALPWPLRWLALAVVFGFCAAVALWAFEFGKSIAGLDSVSRDELLQLRAEVARLRGVGQEQQTVAHTAESLLVTERAAKESLMAQVRQLEADNRTLREDLGFFEKLIPAAKTEGLAIRSLQAEVLGGMQLRWQVLVIQAARNAPEFNGRLELVLAGTQDGKPWTQTQPAQGQPLQVKQYRRIEGVLDLPPSAVVKTVTARVLEGTTVRAVQAMAID, from the coding sequence ATGCGCCTTCGCCTTCTGCGCCGCCGGCTGACGATCAGCGCCCCCCGGGTGGCCATCCGCAGCGCCTTGCCCTGGCCCCTGCGCTGGCTGGCCTTGGCGGTGGTTTTCGGGTTCTGCGCGGCGGTGGCGCTGTGGGCCTTCGAGTTCGGCAAGTCGATCGCGGGCCTGGACTCCGTTTCCCGGGACGAATTGCTCCAGCTGCGCGCGGAGGTGGCCCGCCTGCGCGGCGTGGGCCAGGAGCAGCAGACGGTGGCCCATACGGCCGAGAGCCTGCTCGTGACCGAGCGGGCCGCCAAGGAAAGCCTGATGGCGCAGGTGCGACAGCTCGAGGCGGACAATCGGACGCTGCGCGAGGACCTGGGGTTTTTCGAGAAGCTGATTCCCGCGGCAAAGACCGAAGGGCTCGCGATTCGCAGCCTGCAGGCCGAAGTGCTGGGAGGGATGCAGCTGCGCTGGCAGGTCCTGGTGATCCAGGCCGCGCGCAATGCGCCCGAGTTCAATGGCCGGCTGGAACTGGTGCTGGCAGGCACCCAGGACGGCAAGCCCTGGACGCAGACCCAGCCGGCCCAGGGGCAGCCCCTGCAGGTCAAGCAGTACCGGCGCATCGAGGGGGTCCTCGATCTGCCGCCCAGCGCCGTGGTAAAAACCGTGACCGCCCGCGTGCTGGAAGGCACGACAGTGCGCGCCGTGCAGGCCATGGCCATCGACTAG
- the rpsI gene encoding 30S ribosomal protein S9 encodes MIGEWNNGTGRRKSSVARVFLKKGSGKITVNGKDIQSYFGRETSIMIAKQPLALTNHVETFDIQINVHGGGESGQAGAARHGITRALIDYDASLKPVLSQAGFVTRDAREVERKKVGLHSARRAKQFSKR; translated from the coding sequence ATGATTGGTGAATGGAACAATGGCACCGGCCGTCGCAAGTCCAGCGTCGCCCGCGTGTTTCTGAAAAAAGGCTCCGGCAAGATCACGGTGAACGGCAAGGACATCCAGTCCTACTTCGGCCGCGAAACCTCGATCATGATTGCCAAGCAACCCCTGGCGTTGACCAACCATGTCGAAACCTTCGACATCCAGATCAACGTCCACGGCGGTGGTGAATCCGGCCAGGCCGGCGCTGCCCGCCACGGCATCACCCGCGCCCTGATCGATTACGACGCATCCCTCAAGCCCGTCCTGAGCCAAGCCGGCTTCGTGACGCGCGATGCACGTGAAGTCGAACGTAAGAAGGTCGGCCTGCACTCCGCACGCCGCGCCAAGCAGTTCTCCAAGCGTTAA
- the rplM gene encoding 50S ribosomal protein L13 — protein MTTTFSAKPAEVVHEWFVIDATDKVLGRVASEVALRLRGKHKAIYTPHVDTGDFIVIINAAQLKVTGTKSLDKVYYRHSGYPGGITATNFRDMQAKHPGRALEKAVKGMLPKGPLGYAMIKKLKVYGGAEHPHTAQQPKVLEI, from the coding sequence ATGACTACTACTTTCAGCGCCAAGCCCGCTGAGGTTGTGCACGAGTGGTTTGTGATTGACGCGACCGACAAGGTCCTCGGACGAGTAGCCAGCGAAGTTGCTCTCCGTTTGCGCGGCAAACACAAGGCCATTTACACGCCTCACGTCGATACCGGTGACTTCATCGTCATCATCAACGCTGCCCAGCTCAAGGTCACCGGCACCAAGTCCCTGGACAAGGTGTACTACCGCCACTCGGGTTACCCCGGCGGCATCACGGCCACGAACTTCCGCGACATGCAAGCCAAGCACCCCGGCCGCGCGCTGGAAAAGGCCGTCAAGGGCATGCTGCCCAAGGGCCCCCTTGGCTACGCGATGATCAAGAAACTCAAGGTGTACGGTGGTGCTGAGCATCCCCACACCGCCCAGCAGCCCAAAGTGCTGGAAATCTAA